The following proteins are encoded in a genomic region of Oryza brachyantha chromosome 11, ObraRS2, whole genome shotgun sequence:
- the LOC102714802 gene encoding vacuolar protein-sorting-associated protein 37 homolog 1-like isoform X2 yields MSWRFPLFGNSQQQQPDPNFQDNPAQPQPWYPPSVVGSSSHPSTPSSSSVSPHQRASDNPQSSSRGQPSPAEAAGIIARLKDKSIDELQRLLKDKEAYSAFFNSLDQVKTQNNLRDELRKETVQLARENLEKEQRILELRNQCSIIRTTELAAAQDRLADLERQKDEIMRSYSPAALLDKLQKSTAKLDEESEELHQKFLEKDIDLPTFVHKYKKLRTTYHKQALLHLAGKTLPR; encoded by the exons ATGAGCTGGAGATTTCCTCTTTTCGG CAActcacagcagcagcaacctgACCCAAATTTCCAAGACAACCCTGCGCAGCCGCAACCTTGGTATCCTCCCTCTGTGGTCGGTTCATCTTCACATCCATCCACGCCCAGCTCTTCCAGTGTTAGTCCACATCAAAGAGCTTCTGATAACCCCCAGTCTTCATCGCGTGGTCAACCATCTCCAGCTGAGGCTGCAGGGATAATTGCCCGTTTAAAGGACAAAAG TATTGATGAGTTGCAGAGGTTGTTGAAAGACAAAGAGGCATACAGTGCTTTCTTTAATTCACTCGATCAAGTTAAAACCCAGAACAAT TTACGCGATGAGCTTAGAAAGGAGACAGTGCAACTTGCAA GGGAAAATTTGGAAAAAGAGCAACGGATCTTGGAGCTCAGGAATCAG TGCAGTATTATAAGAACTACAGAACTTGCTGCTGCTCAAGATAGGTTGGCTGATTTGGAAAGGCAGAAAGATGAGATTATGAGGTCCTATTCCCCTGCTGCGCTGCTCGACAAGCTGCAAA AGTCGACGGCAAAGTTGGATGAGGAGTCTGAGGAGCTGCACCAGAAGTTCTTGGAGAAAGACATTGACCTCCCGACCTTTGTGCACAAGTACAAGAAGCTCCGTACTACCTACCACAAACAGGCGTTGCTGCATCTCGCCGGCAAGACCTTGCCTCGCtga
- the LOC102714802 gene encoding vacuolar protein-sorting-associated protein 37 homolog 1-like isoform X1: MSWRFPLFGSNSQQQQPDPNFQDNPAQPQPWYPPSVVGSSSHPSTPSSSSVSPHQRASDNPQSSSRGQPSPAEAAGIIARLKDKSIDELQRLLKDKEAYSAFFNSLDQVKTQNNLRDELRKETVQLARENLEKEQRILELRNQCSIIRTTELAAAQDRLADLERQKDEIMRSYSPAALLDKLQKSTAKLDEESEELHQKFLEKDIDLPTFVHKYKKLRTTYHKQALLHLAGKTLPR, from the exons ATGAGCTGGAGATTTCCTCTTTTCGG CAGCAActcacagcagcagcaacctgACCCAAATTTCCAAGACAACCCTGCGCAGCCGCAACCTTGGTATCCTCCCTCTGTGGTCGGTTCATCTTCACATCCATCCACGCCCAGCTCTTCCAGTGTTAGTCCACATCAAAGAGCTTCTGATAACCCCCAGTCTTCATCGCGTGGTCAACCATCTCCAGCTGAGGCTGCAGGGATAATTGCCCGTTTAAAGGACAAAAG TATTGATGAGTTGCAGAGGTTGTTGAAAGACAAAGAGGCATACAGTGCTTTCTTTAATTCACTCGATCAAGTTAAAACCCAGAACAAT TTACGCGATGAGCTTAGAAAGGAGACAGTGCAACTTGCAA GGGAAAATTTGGAAAAAGAGCAACGGATCTTGGAGCTCAGGAATCAG TGCAGTATTATAAGAACTACAGAACTTGCTGCTGCTCAAGATAGGTTGGCTGATTTGGAAAGGCAGAAAGATGAGATTATGAGGTCCTATTCCCCTGCTGCGCTGCTCGACAAGCTGCAAA AGTCGACGGCAAAGTTGGATGAGGAGTCTGAGGAGCTGCACCAGAAGTTCTTGGAGAAAGACATTGACCTCCCGACCTTTGTGCACAAGTACAAGAAGCTCCGTACTACCTACCACAAACAGGCGTTGCTGCATCTCGCCGGCAAGACCTTGCCTCGCtga